A single window of Anaerocolumna chitinilytica DNA harbors:
- a CDS encoding MarR family winged helix-turn-helix transcriptional regulator, with product MKKNLSNELRELLRILVRNLGILEKSDASCCGISLAQCHAIVEIGRADKISLVDLADILGLDKSTMSRTINNLVDAGLVLRELDMENRRYVIIQLTDNGKIIFRNTEESMNNYYQDVFNSIPEDKRDQIIESLQLLTSAVEENRCC from the coding sequence GTGAAAAAAAATTTAAGTAATGAATTACGAGAACTATTAAGAATCCTAGTTAGAAATCTGGGTATTTTGGAAAAGAGTGATGCCTCTTGCTGTGGTATAAGCTTAGCACAGTGCCATGCCATTGTTGAAATTGGAAGGGCAGATAAGATTTCATTAGTAGATTTGGCTGATATATTGGGATTAGATAAAAGTACAATGAGTCGAACTATTAATAACCTGGTAGATGCTGGCCTAGTGTTACGTGAACTTGATATGGAAAATAGACGTTATGTTATCATTCAGTTAACAGATAACGGGAAAATTATTTTTCGAAATACGGAAGAAAGCATGAATAATTATTATCAAGATGTTTTTAACTCAATACCAGAAGATAAAAGGGATCAGATAATCGAAAGTCTACAGCTTCTTACATCTGCAGTTGAAGAAAATCGTTGTTGTTAA
- the arsM gene encoding arsenite methyltransferase, whose protein sequence is MSKSKKDEIKMYYGGIARRVSENANNSCGCGESCCGNNTYESLLYSKEFITGLPLEAINASLGCANPLVLARLQPGEVVLDLGSGGGIDVLISSKYVGDTGRVYGLDMTDDMLALANQNKEKSGASNVEFIKGYIEDIPLEDEFVDVVTSNCVINLSESKEIALSEAYRVLRDGGRLAIADIVQLKAVPDEIKENIQLWVGCISGALTVNEYRRILEQVGFKDIEITPVNIYTKEVIKDIAESKNLGAIYSKLDEEALDGAFAGAHVKAYK, encoded by the coding sequence ATGTCTAAAAGTAAAAAAGACGAAATCAAGATGTATTATGGAGGTATAGCAAGAAGAGTTAGTGAGAATGCTAATAATTCTTGTGGATGTGGAGAATCATGCTGTGGTAATAACACGTATGAATCATTACTCTATTCAAAAGAGTTTATCACTGGATTACCCTTGGAGGCTATTAATGCATCATTAGGTTGTGCAAACCCTCTTGTGCTTGCAAGGCTGCAGCCAGGAGAAGTTGTTTTGGATCTGGGAAGTGGCGGTGGTATTGATGTACTGATATCTTCAAAGTATGTTGGTGATACTGGAAGAGTATATGGTCTTGATATGACGGATGATATGTTGGCATTAGCTAATCAGAACAAAGAGAAAAGTGGTGCTAGTAATGTTGAATTTATAAAGGGGTATATTGAAGATATTCCTTTAGAAGATGAATTTGTAGATGTTGTAACATCGAACTGTGTTATTAATTTAAGTGAAAGTAAAGAAATTGCACTTAGTGAAGCATATAGGGTTCTTAGAGATGGAGGAAGGCTTGCTATTGCTGATATTGTCCAACTAAAAGCTGTACCTGATGAAATAAAAGAAAATATACAATTATGGGTAGGCTGCATCTCAGGTGCTTTAACGGTTAATGAATACAGAAGGATATTAGAGCAAGTTGGCTTTAAAGATATTGAGATTACACCGGTTAATATCTATACGAAAGAGGTAATAAAAGACATTGCCGAGTCTAAAAACTTAGGAGCTATCTATTCAAAGCTAGATGAAGAAGCATTAGATGGAGCTTTTGCCGGAGCACATGTTAAGGCTTATAAATAG